From one Lolium rigidum isolate FL_2022 chromosome 4, APGP_CSIRO_Lrig_0.1, whole genome shotgun sequence genomic stretch:
- the LOC124648933 gene encoding RNA-binding protein 48-like isoform X2, with the protein MPRDRDEPAAVRVYTVCDESKYLVVRNVPALGCGDELGTLFSTYGPLEECKPMDAEDCEEYTDVFFIKFSQVSNARFAKRKLDESAFLGNRLQVSYAPQFETVEDTKEKLEVRRKEVLGRIRSPAGSRPEGLSQYPLGQGSSSGNSHRQMSSNKRDYTKTIHASRTEDARFSHVSSNKEYFPSESMNATVNLVRQKLDKIQSGSDTSDAAATSKKPRVDNRRRI; encoded by the exons ATGCCGCGCGACCGTGACGAGCCGGCGGCTGTGCGCGTCTACACCGTCTGCGACGAGTCCAA GTACCTCGTCGTCCGGAACGTGCCCGCCCTCGGATGCGGCGACGAGCTCGGCACCCTGTTCTCGACGTACGGCCCACTGGAAGA GTGCAAGCCCATGGATGCCGAGGACTGCGAGGAGTACACCGACGTCTTCTTCATCAAGTTCTCGCAGGTCAGCAACGCGAG GTTTGCGAAGAGAAAGTTGGATGAGTCTGCATTTCTTGGCAACCGGCTGCAGGTGTCATATGCACCTCAGTTTGAGACTGTTGAGGATACTAAAGAGAAACTGGAAGTCAGGAGAAAGGAAGTCCTTGGCCGGATACGAT CACCTGCTGGAAGTAGACCTGAAGGGCTATCTCAGTATCCACTGGGTCAGGGATCGTCTAGTGGGAACTCACACCGTCAAATGAGCTCCAATAAGAG GGACTACACGAAGACAATTCACGCTTCTCGTACAGAAGATGCTCGTTTCAGTCATGTGTCCTCTAATAAG GAATATTTTCCATCTGAGTCAATGAATGCAACTGTAAATCTAGTGAGACAGAAGCTTGATAAG ATACAGTCCGGCAGTGATACTTCTGATGCTGCTGCTACGTCCAAGAAACCAAGGGTCGATAACCGTAGACGAATTTGA
- the LOC124706769 gene encoding transcription factor GAMYB-like, with translation MNRVKSESSWEMPDQDQTDLPSHDDDSVKAPPRRKADTQLKKGPWTPSEDAVLEAYVKKHGVRNWNVVQKETGLLRCGKSCRLRWSNHLRPDLKKGTFTKEEKNLIIKLHFRMGNKWAQIAAYLPGRTDNEIKNYWNTRVKKCLRMNIPAHPPNICMEASNEDQHESADSNFSEKLANDLLHVPDFTWGSSIGVQESLSNAPQLPDISFSSLLALNFTSKNYDFIGQANQENVLKESEILFPVLNPTINGTFDGSHAFSNGNFSTSRPITGPSKMELPSFQCVASDPNNWCTYLSTSAMQRSSYADLCVQSSAVAASAKFESICMAPRDSGQLEELLPEAQALSSVENQQLSVGSLSPPSVGTPCDAMVEPTGLDLFERDTNLYALIDSCLSAPPLCPASPDEFQPAIILSAPNPAFGSTEPTVPQYEQGYFSPHPEDSRTDAFSPWYTMPAVFQ, from the exons ATGAATCGGGTCAAGAGCGAGAGCAGCTGGGAGATGCCTGATCAGGACCAGACTGACTTGCCATCTCACGACGATGATAGCGTGAAGGCACCTCCGCGCAGGAAAGCTGACACGCAACTGAAGAAAGGCCCCTGGACACCATCAGAGGATGCCGTCTTGGAGGCGTATGTTAAGAAACACGGTGTGCGCAACTGGAATGTGGTGCAGAAGGAAACCGGGCTCTTAAGGTGCGGCAAGAGCTGCCGCCTCCGCTGGTCAAACCACCTGAGGCCCGACTTAAAGAAGGGGACCTTCACCAAAGAGGAGAAGAACTTGATCATTAAGCTCCATTTTCGCATGGGCAATAAGTGGGCTCAAATAGCTGCTTAT TTGCCAGGGCGCACTGATAATGAAATAAAAAACTACTGGAACACTCGAGTAAAGAAATGCCTGCGCATGAATATACCAGCACATCCTCCTAATATTTGCATGGAGGCTTCAAATGAAGATCAGCATGAGTCTGCTGACTCCAATTTCAGCGAGAAGTTGGCCAATGATCTCCTACATGTTCCCGACTTCACGTGGGGCAGTTCCATTGGTGTCCAAGAATCTTTATCTAATGCACCCCAGCTTCCAGATATTTCTTTCAGCAGTTTACTTGCTCTGAACTTCACGTCAAAAAATTATGACTTCATAGGTCAAGCAAACCAAGAAAATGTTCTCAAGGAATCTGAGATTTTGTTTCCTGTGTTGAATCCAACCATCAATG GTACCTTCGATGGCAGCCATGCCTTTTCAAATGGCAACTTCTCTACTTCTAGGCCCATAACTGGTCCTTCGAAGATGGAGCTCCCTTCATTCCAATGTGTGGCATCTGATCCAAACAACTGGTGCACATACTTAAGTACTTCTGCCATGCAGCGTTCCAGCTATGCTGATCTCTGCGTGCAGTCATCAGCGGTAGCAGCATCAGCAAAGTTTGAGTCCATATGCATGGCACCGAGGGACAGTGGTCAGTTGGAAGAGCTGCTTCCAGAAGCGCAGGCACTAAGCTCTGTGGAGAACCAACAGCTGTCTGTGGGGAGTTTGAGTCCCCCCTCTGTTGGTACACCCTGTGATGCTATGGTGGAACCTACAGGGCTTGATCTCTTTGAACGAGATACCAACCTGTACGCTCTTATCGATAGCTGTCTTTCTGCCCCACCTCTTTGCCCGGCATCTCCAGATGAATTTCAGCCCGCCATAATTCTATCTG CACCGAACCCTGCGTTTGGTTCCACTGAACCAACTGTTCCCCAGTACGAGCAAGGGTATTTCTCACCCCACCCTGAAGATTCCAGGACAGATGCATTCTCCCCATGGTACACGATGCCCGCCGTTTTTCAGTGA
- the LOC124706768 gene encoding histone-lysine N-methyltransferase, H3 lysine-9 specific SUVH1-like, with protein MDRATHFIPGPNQELLDIKPLRSLAPMFPAPMGVNINQSSTPPLVCVTPVGQFPTGFGAGNLPAFGSFATFSATANGFSHGGTSANGPIDATPISAYKTRSSGVTYNGDDEPHSGNQTRSSERKAKRSATLAADGTKIKRPKPVYKNLVAGKELAFLPPSNSNPRETVEVVHMIFEALRRRHLQMDETQDASRRADLKAGAIMMASNIRANVGKKVGTAPGVEIGDIFYFRMELCIIGLHAPSMGGIDYMSAKFGNDEDSVAICIVAAGGYENEDDDTDTLVYSGSGGNSRNTEERHDQKLERGNLALERSLHRKNEIRVVRGFKDPACVAGKIYIYDGLYKIQESWKERTKFGINCFKYRLQREPGQRDGAAIWKMTQQWIQNASTRGRVLLADLSSGAETMQVCLVNEVDHEKGPGHFTYTNEVKYLRPLSSMRPLQGCHCQSVCLPGDSNCDCGQHNGGDLPYNSSGVLVCRRPVIYECGEACHCSLNCRNRVTQKGNRYHFEVFRTTNRGWGLRCWDPIRAGAFICEYVGEVIDELKVNLDDSEDDYIFQTVCPGEKTLKWNFGPELLGEESTYVSADEFEPLPIKISAKTRGNVSRFMNHSCSPNVFWQPVQYNHGDDKHPHIMFFALNHIPPMTELTFDYGVVGEPSIRTRNCLCGSSACRRVF; from the coding sequence ATGGACAGGGCTACACATTTCATACCTGGCCCTAATCAGGAGCTCTTGGATATCAAGCCTTTAAGATCTTTAGCTCCGATGTTCCCTGCGCCCATGGGAGTCAACATTAATCAGTCAAGCACCCCACCGTTGGTCTGCGTGACACCGGTTGGCCAGTTTCCTACAGGATTTGGTGCAGGGAACCTTCCTGCCTTTGGATCATTTGCCACCTTCAGTGCTACTGCAAATGGTTTCTCGCATGGAGGCACCAGTGCTAATGGGCCCATTGATGCTACCCCTATCTCAGCATACAAGACGAGATCATCTGGGGTTACATATAATGGTGATGATGAACCTCATTCGGGTAATCAGACGAGATCATCTGAACGCAAGGCTAAGAGGTCTGCCACTTTGGCCGCTGACGGCACAAAGATCAAGCGTCCTAAGCCTGTGTACAAGAATCTTGTCGCTGGCAAAGAGCTTGCTTTTTTGCCACCTTCAAATAGTAATCCTAGGGAGACTGTTGAAGTAGTTCATATGATCTTCGAGGCGCTCAGACGTAGACATCTGCAGATGGATGAAACACAGGACGCTAGCAGACGTGCAGACCTGAAAGCTGGCGCCATCATGATGGCTAGTAATATCAGGGCCAATGTGGGAAAGAAGGTTGGGACTGCTCCTGGAGTTGAAATAGGGGATATTTTCTATTTCAGGATGGAGCTATGCATCATTGGTTTGCACGCTCCTAGCATGGGTGGCATTGATTACATGAGTGCTAAGTTTGGAAATGACGAGGATTCTGTAGCAATATGTATTGTCGCAGCAGGCGGGTATGAGAATGAGGATGATGACACAGATACACTGGTGTACAGTGGTTCAGGTGGTAATAGTAGGAATACTGAGGAGAGGCATGACCAGAAGCTTGAGAGGGGCAACCTTGCTCTTGAGAGGAGTTTGCACAGGAAGAATGAGATAAGGGTTGTGCGGGGATTCAAAGATCCAGCTTGCGTGGCTGGCAAAATCTACATATATGATGGCCTGTATAAGATCCAAGAGTCCTGGAAGGAGAGAACAAAGTTTGGCATCAATTGCTTCAAGTACCGGTTGCAGCGTGAACCTGGACAGCGTGATGGAGCTGCAATATGGAAGATGACTCAACAATGGATACAAAATGCATCAACACGAGGCAGGGTTCTACTAGCTGACCTATCATCTGGGGCTGAAACAATGCAAGTTTGTCTCGTCAATGAGGTAGACCATGAGAAAGGACCTGGACATTTCACCTATACTAATGAGGTCAAATACTTGAGACCCCTCAGTTCTATGAGACCGTTGCAGGGTTGCCATTGCCAGAGTGTTTGCCTACCTGGTGATTCCAACTGTGATTGTGGGCAGCATAATGGAGGGGATCTACCCTACAATTCATCAGGAGTGTTGGTGTGCCGCAGGCCAGTAATATATGAATGTGGGGAAGCTTGCCATTGTTCCCTGAACTGTCGCAACAGAGTGACGCAAAAAGGGAACAGATACCACTTTGAGGTGTTCAGGACCACAAATCGAGGCTGGGGTCTTCGCTGCTGGGACCCTATTCGTGCTGGTGCATTTATTTGTGAGTATGTTGGGGAGGTCATTGATGAGCTCAAAGTTAATTTGGATGATAGTGAAGATGACTACATTTTTCAGACTGTGTGTCCTGGTGAGAAGACGTTAAAATGGAATTTTGGGCCTGAATTGTTAGGCGAGGAAAGCACATATGTATCAGCTGATGAATTTGAGCCACTGCCCATCAAGATAAGTGCAAAAACTAGGGGAAATGTCTCACGTTTCATGAACCACAGTTGCTCCCCAAATGTCTTCTGGCAGCCAGTGCAGTACAACCATGGCGATGACAAGCACCCACATATCATGTTCTTTGCACTTAATCACATCCCACCCATGACAGAACTAACTTTCGACTATGGTGTGGTTGGAGAGCCCAGCATTAGGACCAGGAACTGCCTGTGTGGATCATCAGCCTGTCGCAGGGTATTTTGA
- the LOC124706767 gene encoding proteasome subunit alpha type-3-like translates to MLKKKAMFICLHSTGGSDKVVNTFLFKKAVAFFNTLLDSLIILFTTLHVLKCAILFTNFGSALGKGRQAAKTEIEKLKLYELTCREGIVEVAKIIYGVHTGAKDKSLSWVCDESNRQQEKVPSDLVKQGKAALEEMDAD, encoded by the exons ATGCTCAAAAAAAAAGCTATGTTCATCTGTTTACACTCTACTGGTGGCTCAGATAAGGTAGTTAACACTTTCTTGTTCAAGAAGGCAGTTGCCTTCTTCAACACACTACTTGATAGCTTGATAATATTATTTACAACTTTACATGTATTAAAATGTGCAATATTATTTACAAATTTTGGTTCTGCTCTGGGTAAAGGAAGACAAGCTGCAAAAAC GGAGATTGAGAAATTGAAGCTTTATGAGCTGACCTGCAGGGAAGGCATCGTTGAGGTTGCCAAGAT AATTTATGGTGTACACACCGGAGCGAAAGACAAATCTTTGAGCTGGGTATGCGATGAATCTAACCGCCAGCAGGAGAAG GTTCCAAGCGATCTTGTGAAGCAGGGCAAGGCAGCGCTTGAGGAGATGGACGCTGACTAA
- the LOC124648936 gene encoding uncharacterized protein LOC124648936 yields the protein MSPRAGADPAAQPAPVASPDLRARLAQDLDAAQEARAALARRLEAALEARKESVRQGAALDEARRRLDLLRARADELVVRKRRAAEGVERRKGQLQAQIGRVLPLSRALAAAHRRVQEAREGLSGEKARLGDLQRLLRAKQRCMVNQVAALYPVKVFHERPVAENHRPDANAGHGTLSEQNGVLPHDNGNGTRLLGVAKSPQVRHLTFFGWQIARHKTKQQSYAHTELQRSAAVLGYAAHAVLLIASYLDVPLRYPLRFGGSRSYVSDRLPSAEHPSISSADSKLTDYPLFLEFQDDSTRASYAIYLLHKDTEQLLNYIGAESSGRNVFGNLRELIRIIQSDEYLYI from the exons ATGAGCCCGAGGGCGGGCGCGGATCCGGCCGCCCAGCCGGCGCCAGTCGCGTCGCCGGACCTCCGGGCCCGCCTCGCGCAGGACCTCGACGCCGCGCAGGAGGCGCGGGCGGCTCTAGCGCGCCGCCTCGAGGCCGCGCTCGAG GCGAGGAAGGAGTCGGTGCGGCAGGGCGCGGCGCTggacgaggcgaggcggcggcTGGACCTGCTCCGGGCGCGCGCGGACGAGCTCGTCGTGCGGAAGCGCAGGGCCGCCGAGGGCGTCGAGCGCCGCAAGGGGCAGCTGCAGGCGCAGAtcggccgggtgctgccgctctccAGGGCCCTCGCCGCCGCGCACCGGCGGGTGCAG GAGGCCAGAGAGGGGCTGTCTGGGGAGAAGGCACGGCTCGGGGATCTGCAGAGGCTGCTCAGGGCGAAGCAGCGGTGTATGGTGAACCAGGTCGCCGCCCTGTACCCTGTCAAGGTCTTCCATGAGCGGCCGGTTGCAGAAAACCATCGTCCCGATGCTAATG CAGGGCATGGAACACTTTCAGAACAGAATGGTGTGCTTCCACACGACAACGGGAACGGGACGCGCTTGCTCGGTGTTGCCAAATCTCCGCAAGTTCGTCACTTGACGTTTTTTGGTTGGCAAATTGCAAGGCATAAAACGAAGCAGCAGAGTTACGCTCACACGGAGCTTCAGAGGTCAGCGGCTGTCCTGGGATATGCAGCACAT GCAGTATTGCTCATAGCCTCATATCTTGATGTTCCTCTCCGGTATCCTTTGCGCTTTGGAGGATCACGATCTTATGTCAGTGATCGTTTGCCTTCAGCAGAACATCCGAGCATCAGCAGCGCCGACTCAAAACTAACAGATTACCCCCTTTTCTTGGAATTCCAAGATGACTCTACTAGAGCGTCCTACGCCATTTACTTGTTGCACAAG GACACGGAGCAGCTTCTGAACTACATTGGAGCCGAGAGTTCTGGAAGGAATGTATTTGGTAACCTGCGGGAGCTTATTAGGATTATACAGTCAGATGAGTATTTGTACATATGA
- the LOC124648933 gene encoding RNA-binding protein 48-like isoform X1 codes for MPRDRDEPAAVRVYTVCDESKYLVVRNVPALGCGDELGTLFSTYGPLEECKPMDAEDCEEYTDVFFIKFSQVSNARFAKRKLDESAFLGNRLQVSYAPQFETVEDTKEKLEVRRKEVLGRIRCISLHFSAPAGSRPEGLSQYPLGQGSSSGNSHRQMSSNKRDYTKTIHASRTEDARFSHVSSNKEYFPSESMNATVNLVRQKLDKIQSGSDTSDAAATSKKPRVDNRRRI; via the exons ATGCCGCGCGACCGTGACGAGCCGGCGGCTGTGCGCGTCTACACCGTCTGCGACGAGTCCAA GTACCTCGTCGTCCGGAACGTGCCCGCCCTCGGATGCGGCGACGAGCTCGGCACCCTGTTCTCGACGTACGGCCCACTGGAAGA GTGCAAGCCCATGGATGCCGAGGACTGCGAGGAGTACACCGACGTCTTCTTCATCAAGTTCTCGCAGGTCAGCAACGCGAG GTTTGCGAAGAGAAAGTTGGATGAGTCTGCATTTCTTGGCAACCGGCTGCAGGTGTCATATGCACCTCAGTTTGAGACTGTTGAGGATACTAAAGAGAAACTGGAAGTCAGGAGAAAGGAAGTCCTTGGCCGGATACGAT GCATTTCCTTGCATTTTTCAGCACCTGCTGGAAGTAGACCTGAAGGGCTATCTCAGTATCCACTGGGTCAGGGATCGTCTAGTGGGAACTCACACCGTCAAATGAGCTCCAATAAGAG GGACTACACGAAGACAATTCACGCTTCTCGTACAGAAGATGCTCGTTTCAGTCATGTGTCCTCTAATAAG GAATATTTTCCATCTGAGTCAATGAATGCAACTGTAAATCTAGTGAGACAGAAGCTTGATAAG ATACAGTCCGGCAGTGATACTTCTGATGCTGCTGCTACGTCCAAGAAACCAAGGGTCGATAACCGTAGACGAATTTGA